The sequence below is a genomic window from Bombus pascuorum chromosome 15, iyBomPasc1.1, whole genome shotgun sequence.
tacataaaaatacatttaaagaaatgaacaagaattttaattcaatttatttacgtTTAGGCTTAtgtaagaattataaaatgttgcCTGATTTTGGGTGACATAGTTCAAGCTGAGACTACTTTATCAAAGTTATTAGAGATTGATCCCGAGAATAAAGGCATTACCACAGAGAAAAAAGACTTAGAATatgtgaaaaaatttcttaaggATGCAGATACTGCTTATAATGCTAAAGATTATCGTAAGGTTTGTGGCTCAACTTCTAAATGAACATGTACTTAGTAATATAGATAATAGTGTTTAACATATAATACTTATAGGTTGTATATTGTATGGATCGTTGTTGTGATGTAAGTAATCGTTGCACAAGATTTAAATTAACTAAAGCAGAATGTTTGGTATTCTTGGGGAGGTATCAAGAAGCACAGGAAATAGCAAAGTATATTAATTGCTTTTTTCATGAACCTAAagtaatcaaaattattttatattcaatgtCAATGATATTTCAGTGATATCTTACATCTTGATAAGCAAAATGCAGATGCTATATATGTTCGTGCTATGTGTCTATATTTCCAAGATAATATTGACAGAGCTTTTGCACACTTCCAACAAGTACTTAGATTGGCTCCAGACCATGCTAAAgcattagaaatatataagcGAGctaagaatttgaaaaaaaaaaaggaagaagggaaTGCTGCTTATGAAATGGAACAATATTTGAAAGCATATCAATTATATACAGAAGCTTTGACTATAGATCCTCAAAATATAGTAACAAATGCAAAACTTCATTTTAATAAAGCAACAGTTGCAGCAAaggtattatatttttatattttattaaaatcgattttataaaaattactaatattttCACTTAACCCTATAGTTAAATCGATTAAATGAATCGGTAACAGAATGTACGGAAGCATTAAAACTCGATGAAAAGTATCTTAAAGCACTCTTGAGAAGAGCAGCTTCTTATATGGAGCtcaaagaatatgaaaaagctGTTCGTGATCTTGAAAAAGCTTATAAAATGGATAAAAGTTCAGGTAAAGAAGATACACATCTTACTTACAATAATAAACActtttataataacatattaatttattaaatattgatagATAATAAACGATTGTTAATGGAAGCTAAGTTGgcattaaaaaaatcaaagagaaaagattattacaaaattttaggTATTGATAAGAACGCATCTACTGATGATATCAAAAAAGCATATAGGAAACGAGCGA
It includes:
- the LOC132914991 gene encoding dnaJ homolog subfamily C member 7 isoform X2; translated protein: MSTIAQFKELAKMQTAKELYDGKQYKEALKEYSELIELYPNTPLLYANRAACYMMLDKYPPALKDAKKCIELDPKVYKAYVRIIKCCLILGDIVQAETTLSKLLEIDPENKGITTEKKDLEYVKKFLKDADTAYNAKDYRKVVYCMDRCCDVSNRCTRFKLTKAECLVFLGRYQEAQEIANDILHLDKQNADAIYVRAMCLYFQDNIDRAFAHFQQVLRLAPDHAKALEIYKRAKNLKKKKEEGNAAYEMEQYLKAYQLYTEALTIDPQNIVTNAKLHFNKATVAAKLNRLNESVTECTEALKLDEKYLKALLRRAASYMELKEYEKAVRDLEKAYKMDKSSDNKRLLMEAKLALKKSKRKDYYKILGIDKNASTDDIKKAYRKRAMVHHPDRHPNATEGEKKEQEKKFKEVGEAYGILSDPKKRSRYDSGHDIDDADGGFQDIDPNVVFQTFFQHDGYQFRTDGYTFHFG
- the LOC132914991 gene encoding dnaJ homolog subfamily C member 7 isoform X1, translated to MSTIAQFKECSRLAKMQTAKELYDGKQYKEALKEYSELIELYPNTPLLYANRAACYMMLDKYPPALKDAKKCIELDPKVYKAYVRIIKCCLILGDIVQAETTLSKLLEIDPENKGITTEKKDLEYVKKFLKDADTAYNAKDYRKVVYCMDRCCDVSNRCTRFKLTKAECLVFLGRYQEAQEIANDILHLDKQNADAIYVRAMCLYFQDNIDRAFAHFQQVLRLAPDHAKALEIYKRAKNLKKKKEEGNAAYEMEQYLKAYQLYTEALTIDPQNIVTNAKLHFNKATVAAKLNRLNESVTECTEALKLDEKYLKALLRRAASYMELKEYEKAVRDLEKAYKMDKSSDNKRLLMEAKLALKKSKRKDYYKILGIDKNASTDDIKKAYRKRAMVHHPDRHPNATEGEKKEQEKKFKEVGEAYGILSDPKKRSRYDSGHDIDDADGGFQDIDPNVVFQTFFQHDGYQFRTDGYTFHFG